DNA sequence from the Phycisphaerae bacterium genome:
CGTGTCTGCTGTTGCTGGCGATGCCGGCGGTGCTGGTTCTGACCGCTCCGGTGGACGCATCATGCTACACCGACTGCAGGATCATTGAAAAGCAGTTGATCGACTTTCTTCCGGATTGTGCCGTAAAGTACTGCTGGTATCACAAGAACCCCGCGGAGATCGCCGGAGGCGGACCGTTGACCCCGGAGGAATATGCGGAGGCGGCGTGCCACGATCTGGTCACGGTGACCCTCGCCATCCAGGTGGACGATCTGGATTGCGGCGACCAGGTCAAGGTCTACATCGAGCCGGTCGGTCAGGATGACTGGGTGTACCTGGGCGAGTTGAACCGTATGGCCTTCACCGACTGCTTCGGCCTTGTGCCAGGAGCGGACCTGTATCAGCCGGGGCACATGACAGTGACGGAGTTCGACGTCGATCCGTGCTGGCTTGACGGTCTGCCCGTCAGGATCCGACTGTCCGGCAATCTGTGCAACATCAACAGCCTGGAAATTGAGAAGTCCACTCTGACCGTCTGCATGGTTCCGGCGCCCGCCGCCGTCGTGCTGGGAGCGATCGGTCTCGCCACGGGCCTGCTCACGTGGCGCCGCAGGCGGCCGCGGAACGTCTAGAACCGTCTCGGCCCGGAGGTCCAGCCGTTCGTATGGACCGCCCGACGCCGACAGACAACCTAACGAGCAATGACCGCGGCAGGAGTCGCCTTCATGGCGACTCCTGCCGCGCGCTGAAAACACCCGGCGGCGTGAAGGAGGATGGAGCGTCATGAACGTGGGTGCGTCCAGATCGGCACGAGTTCGAATCAAGGCGCTTGTGGGTTTTGTCCTGCTCCTGGCCATCCTGGCGTGCGGGGCCTACGCGGGTCGCCAGTGGCGGCGGCAGGTCCTGACCGCCCGAGCCCTGGAGGCGGGCCACCGGGCGTATCAGCAGGAGGATTTCGCCGACGCATGCGAACACTACCGCCGCTACCTGGGCCGATGTCCCACCGACGCCGAAGTGCTGGAAAAATACGCCCGGGCCCGACTCTCGATGGACCCGATCGAACCCGGCCGCATCGCCGATGCCGCCGGCGCCTACCGGCGGCTGTTGACCCTCAGATCCGCGGATACGGAGGTCTGCCGGCGGCTGGTTCGCCTGTATGCGTACCTGCAGCAGTTCGATGAGGTCATTCACGTGGCCGGCATCTGGTCCCAGCGGGAACCGCGAAACGCCGAGCCCCGCATCGGATGGGCCAAAGCCCTGGCCGCCCAGCAGAAACCCGACGAAGCCGTCGAACTCCTGAGCCGCGTGATCGAGCAGGCGAACGGCTTCGATCGGAACACCGACCGGATGGTGGAAGCCTGCCTGATCCTGAGCGGTCTGGCCGCACAGAGCCGGTCCGATCCCCAGTCGTTTGCCAACGCCTTGGCTTGGCTCGATCGGGCGCTGGAGATAGAGCCTCAGTCGGCACAGACGCTGCTGGCCCGGGCCAGCTTCTATCGAAAACACCCCCAGGTCGCCGAGTCGCACGAGGCGGCGGCGGCGTTGGCCCGCGGCGATCTGGTCGCCGCCGAGACCCTGACCCCAACCAACCCAAGACTCCGTCTGGCTCTGGCCGCGGAGTGGATGGAGCACGGCGAACTGAACCGCGCTCAGGCGATCATGGACGCCCTGGCCGACGTGAATCCTGCCGCGCTCCGAGCCGATTTCGTCGATCCAGCGGATTGGATCGTTGCCCGAGTCTCCGTCGCCGCCCACCTGACCCTGCGGCGGACCGACCGCCAGCGCGCCGGATCGCTGGCTCAGGAGACGCTCTCCGCCCTGACCCAGAAACGCCATCGCTTCGCGGTGCTTCCTCTGGCTGTGGAATTGTACCTCGCCGCCGGTCGGCCGGCGGAGGCAAAATCATGCCTGGAGGAGTACCGTCAGATGGTCGCCCTGCTGGATCCGACGCAATTGACCGGCGACCCGGTCCTGCTGCTGGAGGCCGCGGTGGCTCGCGCCGAGAACAAACCCTACCGCGTCATCCAACTGCTGACGCCGCTCGCCGCACGCAACGCCGCCGGCGACAAGACCTTCCGAATGCTCGCTGAAGCGTTCGGCGAAACCGATCAGCCGCATCGAACCATTCAAGCCCTGCGCCAATACCTCCGCCTTCAGCCACACGATAAGCCCGCGATGGTGCAACTGGTGAGGGAGTATCTCAAGCAGAGCCAATGGACGCGAGCCATGGAGACCGCTCGGATCGCCGAGTCGATGCCTCCCACTGACGCGACGACCTCGCTCCTGCGCATCGAAGCCGCCCTGCGGGCCTCGGAGGCCGAAAACGATCGGGAACGGGACCGCCTCGAAGCCTTGGCCAACGAGCTTCACCAGCTCCGGTCGCGCCATCCAGCGCAGTTGGAACTCCGCATCCTTCAGGCCCTGGCGGCCTTCAAGCTTCAGAAGCCCGACGAGGCGGAAACGGAACTGAAGCTGATCATCCAGGAGGGCGGCCAGACGCTGCCGGCCGAACTGCTGCTGGCCCAGATCCTCGGCCAACGCCAGCGGTCGGCGGAGGCGATGCAGATATGCCGCTCCGCCTGTCAGCGGCATGCCCAGACCGCCGCGCCCTGGCGCGCCCTCGCCGAACTGCACCAGGCCGCCGGCGACCCACAGGCGGCCCGCGCCGCCCTGGCCGAGGGCGTCCGCACCATCACCGACCCATCGGAACGACGACGGCTCGCCATCCGGCTCCACCTCTCGGACATCCTTCAGGGCGATCGCTCAGCCGGCGTGGCCGGACTCAAAGCACTGGCCGATGGCGATCCACGCGACCTGCACGTCCGTCAGTTGCTCCTGCAACTCCCGGAGATGCGACACGACCCCGAATTGGCCCAGACGCTCATCGATCAAATCCGCAACCTCGAAGGCGACAACGGCTTGGTCTGGCAATTCCAACAGGCCCGTTTCTGGCTGGCTCGGGAAGACTGGCGCAGCCGGGAGGGCCGGATCGCCGACGTCCTTTCCCGCTGCATCGCCGCCGATCCGGAGTGGTCGGCCCCCGTCCTGCTGCTGGGCCGCATGCACGAGCAACTCGGCAATGCCGACGAGGCCGAACGGATCTACCGCAACGCTTTGGCCGCCAATCCCGCTGCCGTCGACGTCGCCGACCGTCTGGCCGCGATGTTGGAGCGGTACAAACGGTTCACCGAAGCTCAGCTGGTCCTCAACGCCCTTGAACCCGCCTCGGACCTGGCGGCAAGACACCGCCTGCGCATCGCTCTGGCTTCCGACGATCTGGATCAGGCGATCACGGAACTGAGGCTTCGCCTGGACGCCAATCCCAACGACGCCGGCGCCCTGGTGCTCCTGGCCCGGTTGCTCTACCGGCATACCGGCAATGACGATGAGGCATTGGCCCTGCTGGACCAGGCCCGGTCGCTCGCCCCCGATTCCGTGCAGGCCCTGGCGGCTCGGGCGGCTATCCTGCGGGCCCAGGACAAAACCCACCAAGCCATCCAGATCCTCGACGACGCCGTGGAACAAAACCCCGATTTCCCCACCATCCTGCTGCGGGCCTCGTTCCTGACCGCCGCCGGCCGGCCGGACCGGGCCGAACAGGACTACCAGCGACTGACGTCCTTCTCCGAACATCCCGAGAGCCACGAACTCCTGGGCAGCTTCTACATGGGCGCCGGCCGCACCGACGAGGCGATCGCCGCGTGGGAATGTGGACTGCGGGCCGCACCCGACCGGCTCCAACTCGCGATCAGCCTGCTGAACGCCCTCCTCGCCCGCGGCACAGCCGAGGACGTCCTTCGCGCCAACCGCATGCTCGCCCAACTCGAACAGAGCCACCCCGAGCACCCCGACGTACTCTGGATACGGGCCAGAACGCTCATGGCTGACGGACAGGCCGCCCACGCCGCCTCCGATCTGCTCGAACAAATCGTCAAGGCAAAGCCAGCGTTCGTCGAGGCCCATCTGGCCCTGATCCAACTGGCCTTCAATGCGCGGGAATACGAGCAGGCCCGCCAACTGGCCATGCGCGGGCTGGGCGACAATCCTCAAGCGGTTCCGCTCCTGATCGCCGCCGCCAACGCGGAATGGAAGCTCGGTCACCTTGACGCCGCAGCCGGAATGGTCCGTATGGCCCGTGACCAGGAACCCAACAACCCGGACGCCGCGGCGATCCTGGCCGAACTGGCCCTCCAAACCGGCGATCCGCAAACCCTGACCCAGGCGCATGCCCTGACCGCCGGCCTGCTTCGCCACCATTCCCGCTCCGACCGTCTCTGGCTGGCCCACTCCGCGCTTCTGGACGCACTCGGAAAGGACCAGGAAGCCGTCAGTGTACTGACCGGCTACTGCCAGAGCGATGCGGGCAGAGACAGCGTCGCCGCAATGGCCGGCCTGGTCGAACTCCGCAGAAGACAGGGGAATCTGGCCGAGGCCGAGACGCTCCTGAATAGCGCCTCGCCTGGGGCCGCCGACACTCCGCCTCTGTTGCGCGAACGCCTGCTCCTGCTCGCCGCTCGGAAGGACTTCGAGGAACTCTCCCACCTCGCCTCCGATCTGGGCAATCGCCAACGCCCAGATCCCGATCTGCTCACCTACGCCGCCGCCGCCTTGGCGTCCTCCGCCTCCTCTACCCATCGCCAACAGGCCGCACGCCTCTTCGAACAGGCCCTGCAACTCGCCCCGAACCTGGTCACCCCACACGTGGGGCTGGCTCTGCTGTGCTATCAGGATCGCCGCGTCGATCGCGCCGAGGAACTCTACCGAGCCGCTCTCCGGCTTGACCCGGACAACCTCCAGGCCCTCAACGATCTGGCCTGGATCCTCGTCAACGAACGCGGCAACTGCCGAGAGGCCCTTGAACTCGCCGATCGCGGGCTGCGGCTCTCGCCCGACAATCCCCATCTGCGAGATACCCGCGGAGTCATTCTGCTGAATATGGATGATCGCCTCGAAGACGCCCGCCGCGATTTCCAGAAGTGCGTCGAACTGGCCGCCAGGCCCGACGCCGCACGGGCCAAAGCCCTCCTGCAGCTCGGCCGTGTCTGCCTCCGCCTCCACGACCGCTCACAGGCCCGCCGCCACTTCCAGGAGGCCCTCCAGATCGACCGGCAACTCCAGGTCTTCACTCCGCAGGAGCGGTCGGAGGCGGTCTCCCTCTCCCAGCCGCCGGGCCAGGGCTGAAAATTCCTTTGAGTACGCACTCCATCGTCCACTACCATATCCGTCATGACGCCAAGCTGAACGTCTGATCGGAATCTCCGCCATGAACTTCATCGACTGCGACTGCCTGATCGGCCAACCGCCCGCCCCGCTTCACAACGGCCTGCGGGCCGATCAGGACGACCTGCTCGCCGAAATGGACCGCATCGGCGTCGAACGGGCGATCGTCCGCCACCGCCTCTGCGCCGGCTACGAACCCCGAACCGGCAACCACGCCTGCCGCACCGAGATCGCCGACCATCCGCGACTCCTGCGAACCAGAATGATCTGCCCGGAAGGCGAACGACCCGACTTCGATCCCGACGCCGCCGTCGACCGCATGGCCGCCGACGGCTTCACCGTCGCATGGGTCCATCCCAAAGCCGATCAGAACCCCTACTCGCTTCAATCGTGGTGCGCCGGCAGGATGCTCGCCGCCCTCGAACGCCGCCGCATTCCCACCCTCGTCCAGTTCGACACCGTCGATCCCGACCAACTCCACCAGGCCCTCAAGGACCATCCGCGCTGGCCGGTCATCCTGCTGATGGTCCCGCGCCTCGGACGCCACCGCCTGATCTGGGCCCTCGCCCAGGACTGTCCCAACCTCCACCCCTGCTTCAACGCCGCCAGCTCCATCCTCGATGGCCTCGCCGACCTGTGCAAAACCATCGGCCCGCACCGAATCGTCTGGGGCTCCGGCTATCCCGACTCCGAACCCGGCTCAGCCGTGGCCAACCTCGCCTGGTCCGGCCTCGCCCGCCCCGACCAGGAACTCATCGCCCACGCCAACGTCCAACGGCTCCTCGCGGAGGCCCGCCATGACTGATCCCCTCATCCAACAGGCCCTCGCCGGCCAGCCCCTCTCCTGTTTCGTCGTCGACAGCCACGCCCACATCGGCGAGTGTTTCTTTCCCGTGATCGACCCGACCGCCGACGCCCTGGTCCGCGCCATGGACCGCTGCGGCGTCGACGTCGCCGTCGCCAACAGCACGCCCGGCTGCCTCGCCGCACGCATCCCAGAAGGCAACGACGAAATCATCGACGCCGTCCGGCGTTTCCCGACCCGAATCCTCGGTATGGCCGCCATCAATCCCCACCGCCCCGACCAAAGCCTCGACGAACTCAAACGCTGCCGCGACGCGGGCCTGATCGGCATCAAAACCCACGACTACATCGGCGTCGCCTACGACGACCCACGCTACGACTTCGCCTGGCAATTCGCCCACGATCACCGCTGGCCCATCCTTCTCCACACCTGGGGCCAAACCCACCTCCACGCCCTCCGCCCGCGATTCGCCGAATACCAAGCCGTACGATGGATCCTCGGCCACGCCGGCGCCGCCGACCGCCAAGCCTATCTCGAAGCCGCCAGAGACTTCCCCAACGTCTACCTCGAAATCGCCGCCAGCGCCTGCCCCCGCGGCCTCATCCAGTACTTCGTCGAATCCGGTGCTGAAGACCGCGTCCTCT
Encoded proteins:
- a CDS encoding amidohydrolase family protein, which produces MNFIDCDCLIGQPPAPLHNGLRADQDDLLAEMDRIGVERAIVRHRLCAGYEPRTGNHACRTEIADHPRLLRTRMICPEGERPDFDPDAAVDRMAADGFTVAWVHPKADQNPYSLQSWCAGRMLAALERRRIPTLVQFDTVDPDQLHQALKDHPRWPVILLMVPRLGRHRLIWALAQDCPNLHPCFNAASSILDGLADLCKTIGPHRIVWGSGYPDSEPGSAVANLAWSGLARPDQELIAHANVQRLLAEARHD
- a CDS encoding tetratricopeptide repeat protein, translated to MNVGASRSARVRIKALVGFVLLLAILACGAYAGRQWRRQVLTARALEAGHRAYQQEDFADACEHYRRYLGRCPTDAEVLEKYARARLSMDPIEPGRIADAAGAYRRLLTLRSADTEVCRRLVRLYAYLQQFDEVIHVAGIWSQREPRNAEPRIGWAKALAAQQKPDEAVELLSRVIEQANGFDRNTDRMVEACLILSGLAAQSRSDPQSFANALAWLDRALEIEPQSAQTLLARASFYRKHPQVAESHEAAAALARGDLVAAETLTPTNPRLRLALAAEWMEHGELNRAQAIMDALADVNPAALRADFVDPADWIVARVSVAAHLTLRRTDRQRAGSLAQETLSALTQKRHRFAVLPLAVELYLAAGRPAEAKSCLEEYRQMVALLDPTQLTGDPVLLLEAAVARAENKPYRVIQLLTPLAARNAAGDKTFRMLAEAFGETDQPHRTIQALRQYLRLQPHDKPAMVQLVREYLKQSQWTRAMETARIAESMPPTDATTSLLRIEAALRASEAENDRERDRLEALANELHQLRSRHPAQLELRILQALAAFKLQKPDEAETELKLIIQEGGQTLPAELLLAQILGQRQRSAEAMQICRSACQRHAQTAAPWRALAELHQAAGDPQAARAALAEGVRTITDPSERRRLAIRLHLSDILQGDRSAGVAGLKALADGDPRDLHVRQLLLQLPEMRHDPELAQTLIDQIRNLEGDNGLVWQFQQARFWLAREDWRSREGRIADVLSRCIAADPEWSAPVLLLGRMHEQLGNADEAERIYRNALAANPAAVDVADRLAAMLERYKRFTEAQLVLNALEPASDLAARHRLRIALASDDLDQAITELRLRLDANPNDAGALVLLARLLYRHTGNDDEALALLDQARSLAPDSVQALAARAAILRAQDKTHQAIQILDDAVEQNPDFPTILLRASFLTAAGRPDRAEQDYQRLTSFSEHPESHELLGSFYMGAGRTDEAIAAWECGLRAAPDRLQLAISLLNALLARGTAEDVLRANRMLAQLEQSHPEHPDVLWIRARTLMADGQAAHAASDLLEQIVKAKPAFVEAHLALIQLAFNAREYEQARQLAMRGLGDNPQAVPLLIAAANAEWKLGHLDAAAGMVRMARDQEPNNPDAAAILAELALQTGDPQTLTQAHALTAGLLRHHSRSDRLWLAHSALLDALGKDQEAVSVLTGYCQSDAGRDSVAAMAGLVELRRRQGNLAEAETLLNSASPGAADTPPLLRERLLLLAARKDFEELSHLASDLGNRQRPDPDLLTYAAAALASSASSTHRQQAARLFEQALQLAPNLVTPHVGLALLCYQDRRVDRAEELYRAALRLDPDNLQALNDLAWILVNERGNCREALELADRGLRLSPDNPHLRDTRGVILLNMDDRLEDARRDFQKCVELAARPDAARAKALLQLGRVCLRLHDRSQARRHFQEALQIDRQLQVFTPQERSEAVSLSQPPGQG
- a CDS encoding amidohydrolase family protein; protein product: MTDPLIQQALAGQPLSCFVVDSHAHIGECFFPVIDPTADALVRAMDRCGVDVAVANSTPGCLAARIPEGNDEIIDAVRRFPTRILGMAAINPHRPDQSLDELKRCRDAGLIGIKTHDYIGVAYDDPRYDFAWQFAHDHRWPILLHTWGQTHLHALRPRFAEYQAVRWILGHAGAADRQAYLEAARDFPNVYLEIAASACPRGLIQYFVESGAEDRVLYGSDAVFMDMAPQLGRVVFAQIPLQAKLKILSQNAQTLFPLNPPD